In Runella sp. SP2, the genomic window GAGCGTATTTTAGTTTAAACATTTTGTACCACGATTAAAAATTTTGTAAAATTCGTTTCCACAATTGGTGCTGCTTTTCTACCATGTCAAAAGCATCAAACTCGTCGGTAAATGCCGAGCCTTCGTATTCTGATGAAATATAGCCTTTGTAACCTCCTTCGTGGAAAACCTTGAAAATGGCAGGGTAATCTATCGAAGGCTCATCGCCGTTTTCGTCGAAACCATAGAATTTACCATGCACGTGTACAACATAAGGCATGATTTCTTTCCAATTTTCTACGGGCTGACGGCCATTCATGCTAAATGCCATATTCAGACGGCCAATTTGTGGCGGCGTAGCCCCCATTGGAACTAATCTTTGGGCCAATTCGCCAAATTTGGCTGGCGTTGGAATGTCTTTATGCCAAATTTCTTTGGTAATGGCAATCATCTCGTCGGTGACACCTGCCGTTTTAAAGCTGGTCAATAACGCCTCCGGAATGGCACGCATACAAGTCCCCATATCTGGCACAAAGCCTAACACGTGGGTCTGCATTTGTCCAAACATTTCAGCCATTTTAATTACAGAAGGGTGGTCAACGCTGTAAGGCGTATGTAGCTCTATTCCCATCACGACGTTGGCTTTTTCGGCAAAAGGCACGAGTTTTTGATAGACTTCGGCAGGTGCGGTAGTTTGGCAACGCAGGATAGGAAAGCCGAGTTTTTGAGCCGCCAAAATCTGAGGTTTGATGTATTCTACGGTTTCATCAATACTCATTTTGGCGTGGCGTTTGATAGCCACATCAATGTTGGCATCTAAAGCCACTGGCTCAAACTCGTACTTGTCAAGGAGGTTTTTTACTTCTTTTTCGGTTTGGTCAGAGATGTATGGAAATCCTCTAAGGCTTTGAAAGCCAATTATTTCTAAACCGGTACCTAAGTCACGTTTACGAGTTTCGGCAATTACGTCTTCCAACGAAAATTGTCCATAGTTCCATTCGTAAGCGTAGGAAAAAAGGGAGGTGGCGAGTTTTATAGCCCCCCCCGCCCCCGATGGGGGAGTTTTTGCCCCCACCCCCCCGATGGGGGCTTTATTTGCACTATTTTCAGTTTTGGGTTTAAGAGATATATTGCTTTTTTGTACTGAGTTTTCAATGGACGTATTTATTCCCCCATTGGGGGTTAGGGGGCACTTTACCACCGAACTCGCCAATAAAGGCGTAGCTTGGGGACCAACCAAAATGTAAGGAATATGCAAATCGAACTTAAACTCTACTTCATATTCACTTCCTTTTTCCAATGGTTGAGCAACTTCCAAAATACCTCTATCAAGGATAAAGAGCCATTCTTTGTCTAATTCTGGAAGTTGGTCGTAGGAGTATTCATTGCCATTGGCCTTTATTTTGAATAGGCTTTTTTCGATTTCTTGCCCGTTGAGTTTTAGGCTAAAATCCATGCAAGAAAGCGGTAATGCACGATACCAATGCGATTGAAATTTGAGTTGAAAGCCGTTGTCGGTGGCTTCTAAGGCATCTTCTCTTAAAATATATTTGTCTAAAGGACCCATTTTTTTGCGTATTTGAAAATTTGGAAATTTGAAGATTATGTACACATTCTCAACTATATATACTATCAAGCTCATTATCAATATAATACCTCGAAAGTGCCATCGAAGCCAGCAAGTCGGGTGTGCCGTCGGTTTCTACAGTTACCCAACCTTTGAATTGATGCTTTTTGAGTAATTGATACAAACCTTTGAAATCGAGTACGCCTTCGCCAGGTTCCCAAAACCAACGTGTGCCATCGTCCACAATTTCGATGTCTCGACTGTAGCGTATGTCATCGGGTAAAGCGGGCGTAGCGGTATCTTTCAAGTGGAACGTACAGATACGGTCGTGATAGGTATCATAAAATTCCAATATATCTTCGCCCAGTAAAGCTACTTGTGCCGTGTCGAGGCAATAATGCACATAGCGTGGGTCGGTGAGTTCGAGGTATTCACGGTGGTTGTCTTTGTTGATTGCCAAGAAAAACTCGTTATGAATCCCAATTTGTACGCCCTTGTCAGTGGCATATTTGCCCACTTCGGTAATGATTTCGGCCGATGCTTTGATTTGGTCACGACTCAAAGGCCCTACCCCATAATAATTGTTTATCGGGGCAGAATTTAGCTGAGTACCACCAAATTCAACCAACAAATCCACGGCTTTTTTACTTTCTTCAAGCGTTTGTTTATGGTGCGTTCGGTCGTAGGGTTTGTCAATCAAATGAAACATTCCACTTACTTCAACGCCACGCTCGGCTGCAAAATCTTTGAAGGCTTGGGGAGAACCAAAAAGAGGTAACATTTCTGGAAAATCCCACGGAGCAAGCTCTATTCCATTGAATCCCAAGGCTTTTTGGTAACGAAGGATTCTGTCCCAGTCGGTGTAATATGCCGAATTGGTTTTGTCTTC contains:
- a CDS encoding sugar phosphate isomerase/epimerase; this translates as MDLQNQQIDSDFKKIRNPKSAIPNIKYSHMNHWKNIPYQRIDNFREFYYEDKTNSAYYTDWDRILRYQKALGFNGIELAPWDFPEMLPLFGSPQAFKDFAAERGVEVSGMFHLIDKPYDRTHHKQTLEESKKAVDLLVEFGGTQLNSAPINNYYGVGPLSRDQIKASAEIITEVGKYATDKGVQIGIHNEFFLAINKDNHREYLELTDPRYVHYCLDTAQVALLGEDILEFYDTYHDRICTFHLKDTATPALPDDIRYSRDIEIVDDGTRWFWEPGEGVLDFKGLYQLLKKHQFKGWVTVETDGTPDLLASMALSRYYIDNELDSIYS
- a CDS encoding TIM barrel protein, giving the protein MGPLDKYILREDALEATDNGFQLKFQSHWYRALPLSCMDFSLKLNGQEIEKSLFKIKANGNEYSYDQLPELDKEWLFILDRGILEVAQPLEKGSEYEVEFKFDLHIPYILVGPQATPLLASSVVKCPLTPNGGINTSIENSVQKSNISLKPKTENSANKAPIGGVGAKTPPSGAGGAIKLATSLFSYAYEWNYGQFSLEDVIAETRKRDLGTGLEIIGFQSLRGFPYISDQTEKEVKNLLDKYEFEPVALDANIDVAIKRHAKMSIDETVEYIKPQILAAQKLGFPILRCQTTAPAEVYQKLVPFAEKANVVMGIELHTPYSVDHPSVIKMAEMFGQMQTHVLGFVPDMGTCMRAIPEALLTSFKTAGVTDEMIAITKEIWHKDIPTPAKFGELAQRLVPMGATPPQIGRLNMAFSMNGRQPVENWKEIMPYVVHVHGKFYGFDENGDEPSIDYPAIFKVFHEGGYKGYISSEYEGSAFTDEFDAFDMVEKQHQLWKRILQNF